The following coding sequences lie in one Lolium perenne isolate Kyuss_39 chromosome 2, Kyuss_2.0, whole genome shotgun sequence genomic window:
- the LOC127328276 gene encoding subtilisin-like protease 1, translating to MASFGDFLPPLLLLATVFSRPALCYINPPTSRPEQNVAESSAYRNYIVLVEPLPSDAGEDAHRRWHESFLPSLRADESIQSRLLHTYTEVFSGFTARLTEPELDSVAKKPGFIRAFPDRILQLMTTHTPAFLGLRNGTGLWSDAGFGKGAIIGLLDTGIHATHPSFDDHGILPPPSRWKGSCKAARCNNKLIGAKSFVGDDSGDKDGHGTHTSSTAAGNFVPGAYHGIGTGTAAGIAPGAHIAMYKVCADDCEESAILAGLDEAIKDGVDVLSLSFGPYKGTSFDQDLVAIGALSAVSKGIVVVCAGGNDGPILGSITNDAPWLLTVAAGSVDRSFDAEVRLGNGKSIHGEALTQEANPSSKSYPLLFSEARRHCEYDHDNSIVGKIIVCEAIVSYSQKSEVQGLIGAGAAGVVFFNDKTSGYTTLLQDYNSSVVQVTAADGAILTSYAASPGRRFVASLAYNNTLLGIHPAPVVSSFSSRGPSSNVPGILKPDILAPGLNILAAWPPNTDSESGPFNIISGTSMATPHISGVAALIKSVHPSWSPAAIKSAILTTSDMVNSTGGPILDQQHRKASAYDTGAGHVNATRAADPGLVYDLGAADYAGYICCLLGDNGLATIVRNSSLTCAMLPKLKDVQLNYPTITVPMTSMPFTVNRTVTNVGPATSSYMAKVDAPKQLVVRVFPETLTFSKAGEKKTFGLTVSSHGVGKEELVEGSLRWVSEKHVVRSPIVASAGAAGHSCTPAAFPVSVP from the coding sequence ATGGCGTCGTTTGGCGATTTCTTACCACCCCTTCTCTTGCTAGCCACCGTCTTCTCTAGACCCGCATTGTGCTACATCAACCCACCCACCTCAAGGCCTGAACAGAATGTTGCAGAATCCTCTGCCTACCGCAATTACATCGTGCTTGTGGAGCCACTACCCTCGGATGCCGGGGAAGATGCTCACCGTAGGTGGCACGAGTCTTTCTTGCCAAGCTTGCGCGCCGATGAATCCATCCAGTCCCGTCTTCTCCACACATACACCGAAGTGTTCAGTGGCTTCACCGCGAGGCTCACTGAGCCTGAGCTAGATTCGGTGGCCAAGAAGCCAGGGTTCATCCGTGCGTTCCCAGACCGGATACTGCAACTCATGACCACGCACACCCCGGCGTTCCTCGGGCTCAGGAACGGCACTGGGCTCTGGAGCGACGCTGGCTTTGGGAAGGGAGCCATCATTGGGTTGCTCGACACTGGCATCCATGCGACACACCCTTCCTTTGATGATCATGGAATCCTGCCACCCCCGTCAAGGTGGAAAGGCTCGTGCAAGGCGGCCCGCTGCAACAACAAGCTCATCGGTGCCAAGTCTTTTGTTGGAGATGACTCTGGAGACAAAGATGGGCATGGAACACATACATCATCCACAGCCGCCGGGAACTTCGTCCCTGGCGCGTACCATGGCATCGGCACGGGAACCGCAGCTGGAATAGCTCCTGGCGCCCATATCGCCATGTACAAGGTATGTGCCGATGATTGTGAGGAATCCGCCATACTAGCTGGGTTGGATGAGGCCATCAAGGATGGGGTGGATGTGCTCTCCCTTTCCTTTGGCCCCTACAAGGGCACCAGCTTTGATCAGGACCTTGTCGCTATTGGCGCGCTTAGCGCCGTATCCAAGGGCATAGTCGTGGTTTGTGCGGGCGGCAATGACGGGCCCATCCTAGGCTCGATCACAAACGATGCGCCATGGTTGCTCACCGTGGCTGCCGGCTCGGTCGACAGGAGCTTCGATGCTGAGGTGCGTCTGGGCAATGGCAAGAGCATCCACGGAGAAGCGCTTACCCAGGAAGCAAATCCGAGCTCAAAGTCGTACCCTCTCCTCTTCTCTGAGGCACGTCGGCATTGTGAATACGACCATGACAATTCCATCGTTGGTAAGATCATTGTTTGTGAGGCCATAGTGTCGTACTCTCAGAAGTCTGAAGTCCAAGGCTTAATTGGCGCCGGCGCAGCTGGCGTGGTGTTCTTCAATGACAAGACCAGTGGCTACACCACACTTCTTCAGGATTACAACTCCAGCGTGGTGCAGGTAACCGCGGCCGATGGAGCCATCCTCACATCTTATGCGGCATCACCAGGGAGAAGATTTGTGGCTAGCTTGGCGTACAACAACACACTGCTAGGCATCCACCCGGCCCCTGTTGTGTCATCGTTCTCTTCGCGGGGTCCAAGCTCCAATGTCCCTGGCATTCTCAAGCCGGACATATTAGCGCCTGGGCTCAACATCCTAGCCGCATGGCCACCAAACACAGATTCTGAATCGGGGCCTTTCAACATCATATCAGGCACGTCCATGGCCACTCCGCACATCAGCGGTGTTGCCGCGCTTATCAAGAGCGTTCATCCTAGCTGGTCACCAGCAGCCATCAAGTCTGCCATCTTGACAACATCAGACATGGTCAATAGCACTGGCGGCCCGATCTTGGACCAGCAACATAGGAAGGCTAGTGCGTATGACACAGGTGCTGGCCATGTGAATGCCACGAGAGCCGCCGACCCTGGTCTGGTGTACGACCTTGGCGCCGCTGACTATGCCGGTTATATTTGTTGTCTCCTCGGCGACAATGGCTTGGCAACCATCGTGCGCAATTCAAGCCTGACTTGCGCGATGCTCCCAAAGCTCAAGGATGTGCAGCTCAACTACCCGACGATTACTGTACCAATGACATCAATGCCTTTCACCGTGAACCGTACTGTGACGAACGTCGGTCCAGCAACGTCATCATACATGGCAAAGGTGGATGCTCCCAAGCAATTGGTGGTGCGCGTCTTCCCGGAGACACTGACATTCTCCAAGGCCGGAGAGAAGAAAACATTTGGCCTGACAGTGAGCAGCCATGGCGTCGGTAAAGAAGAACTCGTGGAGGGAAGCTTGAGATGGGTGTCGGAGAAGCATGTTGTCCGGAGCCCCATCGTCGCATCTGCCGGAGCGGCTGGTCATTCTTGCACACCAGCAGCATTTCCAGTATCTGTGCCCTAA